Within the bacterium genome, the region GTTGCCGTCGACGATATCTCGCGGTTCGGCTTTCACCCGGTCCAGGGCGGCGGCGCCGCGGAAGCCGACGCCTTTCGCCGCCTCATTCAGCCGGTGCCCGGCGAGGAGCCGCTGGTGGACTTCCTCACGCACACCGAGATGAACGCGATGCTGGCCGCCGCCGACCTCAACAAGCTGGCCGGCCGGCTCGCGCAGGACGCGGGCTCGGGCTATCCTCGGGACCCGTTCGCGCAGAAGTTGCGGATTGTCGCCGAGTTGATCGCCGCCGGCTCGCCGACGCGGGTCTACTACGTGGGGCTCGGCGGCTTCGACACGCATGTGACGCAGACGGGGCGCCACGACCGGCTGCTCGAGTCGATGGGCGCGGCGCTCGGCGCGTTCCTCGGCGACCTCAAGACGAAGGGTATCCAAGATCAAGTGCTGCTCATGACCTTTTCGGAGTTCGGGCGACGCGTCGCGGAGAACGCCTCCGGCGGCACCGACCACGGCACGGCCGCGCCGATGCTGCTCGTCGGCAGCCAGGTCAAACCCGGCGTGCACGGCGTGCACCCGAGCCTGACCGACCTCGACCAGGGGGACCTGAAGTACCAGGTCGACTTCCGCAGCGTCTATAGCACGGTGCTCGAGCAGTGGCTGGGGGTGCGGAGCGCCCCGATTCTCGGCGGCAAGTTCAACCCGGTGGATGTGATCAAGCCGCACGTCGCGGTGTCGGCCGGGGGGTAAACTTCTGCTCGAAATCAAACGGGTACGCATACCGGCTGATCCAACGCGCCACTGCACCCAAGAAGGTACGGGGGCTACGGCAGTTTTTCCGCGATTCGCCCCGTGAACTCCGCGAGCAAAAACGGCTTGATGCCGTCCGGCCCCGTCATGCGGACGGTGAGCGGTCCCCGCGCGGCTTCGAACTCGACCGCAAAGGTGATGCACGGGCAGCAGAGGCGCTCGAGCGTGATCCATTCGGTGACGGCAAGCGCCAGGGCGGCATCGCCGGGGGCGCCGGGCGCGGTCGCGGATCCCGAGGGGAACCGAAGGCGGAAGCCGTCGGGCAGTTCGTCGGCCTGCCGGCACGCGTCGAAGACCTGACGCACGAGGCCGCGGAGCCGTTCGCGCTGCTCCGGCGTGAACACGGTCAAGTCGCAGGCTAACGTAGGCGGCATCGCTACCCCAGCAACGCGACGGGGGACGGTTATTCCGGCGGCGCGGTCGACCGCGCCGCCGCGTTTGCCGCGGCGACGAGCGCGTTGCGGAGTGCGCCCACGATCTCGAGGATGCCGTTGCCGAGAATCAGCGCTTTGCTGCCGGGGATGTCGTGGCCGGGCAGCGTGACGAGGTACGGCGGCGCGTGCGGCGGCAGCGGCGGCAGCGGTTCGAAGGCCTCTCGCGTGAGCGCGGACGCCGCCTTCTCGAGCGCGGCCAGCCGGTCTGCCAGCGCGGACGGCGCGTCGTCGGACGCGGAGCCGGGCGGCGCGGCGCCGTCCGGCAGGACGGCCGGCAACAGCCGGCGGGCCTCCCGGAACGTCCGGCCGAGGTCGGCGAAGACGGCGCGCACCTCGTCGTCGTAAGAACGCCCGACGCCGGTGCGCGGATAGTCGGGGCGCGCCTTCTTCAGCGGTTCGTACTGGGACAGCCGGCGGAGGTCGTGTGCCCGAGCCTCGAGCACCTCGAGAGTCTTCCAGAATTCGATGGCGTCCGCGTCCATGTTGGACTTAATCCGCTGTTCGCGTTTCAGGATCGACCACAGCCAGCCTTGGGAAATAGGTCCGGTAGTATCCTCGGTCGCGGGTCAGCAGCCGGCTCGCCTGAACCATCGCGTGGCCCCCGATGAGGAAGTCGGTGATCACACGGCGCCGCGGGACGATCGCGCGGCGGCAATGAGGGCACCGGTCCCGGGGCTGCTCCTTGGCGCGCCGCCGGTAACGCTTCCAGGCGTCGCCGGCGCTTACCAGCGATTCCGGTTCGAAGCCGGTCATTTGGACTCCGGCGTCGCCGAGAAACCGATCGAGGTCGCCGGCGTGCGCGAAGTGCGCCGTGAGTTCCGCGTACACGACCGGGCAGATGACAACAGGGCCGCTTCGCGCGGCCGACAGCAATGCTGTGCGGGACGCGTCTGCGTGCTCCGGATCGTCGAGGAGCAGATCAAACAAGACGTTCGAATCGACGGCGACTGTCATTTGCCCCGCAGGGTTTCGATGACGACATCCGTCCTCGCTGCCTTGCCGCCGCGCTTTAGAAACCCGCGCCACCGATCAAGGGCCGTGCCGGTGACGCGCTTCCGTAGAATTATCGCGCCGCTCCGAACTTCGAAATCCACTTGTGCCCCAGGCCCCAGGGCCAGGGCGTCCCTTGCCGCTTTCGGCAGAGTAATTTGTCCCTTTCGCGTCACGGTTGCCACAGGCGGCGTCACCATCCGCAATTGTAATGCAAACCGGGTAATGCGTCAAGAGTAATGCCGCATTGCGTTCATGATATCGTCCGCAGTCTACGGCGGCGGGTGGGGAAAACGCGCGCCGTTCGGGAACCCATCTCGCTGTGAACGTGAGCGGCGCCGGCTGGAAGCGCACCCTCTCTCTGCCCTCTTCGGTCAGGCTGGTCTGGCACGCCTCGGAGCCGTTTCCGCGCGACGTGCCGCTGGACGAATTCTACGGGCGCATCGAGGTGCCGCCGGGGCCGGACGGCCTCCCGCCCATCATCGCCAACATGGTGATGACCCAGAACGGCGAGGCGACGATCGACGGCAAGGCGGCGCCGATCGGCACGCCGGTGGACCGGTTCGTCCTGGGCCGCCTGCGGACGTCGGCGGATGTGCTGCTCTCCGGCGCCGGCACGATGCTCGCCGAGGACCTCTCGGCGCTCGTGCCCGAAGGGGACCTGGCGCGCCGGACCGCGGCGGGACGCCCCGCTCGCCTGCTGGCCGCGCTCGTCGCCACGGGCGTCGCGTGGAGCGACGACGTGCTGGCCAAGAAGTTTTTCACCGACCCGCGCTTCGACCGGCTGATCATCACCGGCGACCGGCCCAGCCCGGAGCAGGTCCGGCGGCTCGAAGCGCGCGGCGTGGAAGTGCTGCGCGTCGAAGCGGGACCGGACGGGCGCCCGCGGACGCGCGCGGCGGTCGGCGCGCTCGGCGCGCGCGGCGCGCGTCTCGTGCTGACGGAGGGCGGGCCGCGGGTGCTCGCGTCGCTCATGCGCGAGCGCCTCGTTGTCGACTACTTCCTGACGACGAGCCCGCTCGTCACCGGCGAGCCAAAGGCGCAGATGCCGGTCGCGGCGCACGTCACCGCCGGCGGCCGCCCGCTGCTGCTGTCGCGCCGGAGCCGCCACGAATACGCCTTTCGAGACCCGGAAACGGGCGCGCCGCTGATCGAGGCGTACGACCGGTTTCGTGTCGTGTATCCGCGGGTGTGACGAAGGGGGGCAATCGATTCGCATGGAGATGGCGACGTACCTCGAACGGACCGTCTGCGACCTGGTGGCGATCCGCAGCGTGACCGGAGAAGAAGCGGCGATCTCGCAGTACATCCACGACTCGCTCGCGCGCGCGGGCGTCGGCGTGGAGCGCGACGCGGAGGGCAACGTCACGGCCGAAGTCGGGTCCGGCGACCGGCTGCTGGTTGTGAACGGGCATATGGACACGGTCCCGCCGGTGGACGGCTGGACCCAGGACCCCTTCTCCCCGCGGGTGGAGAACGGCCGGATCATCGGGCTCGGCGCGTCCGACATGAAGGCGGGGCTCGCGTGCATGATGTGGCTTGCTCAGCATGTGCGGCCCAAGGTGCGAACGTGGTTCGCGTTCACGAACAACGAGGAAGGCGGCGCCGTCACGCCGCGCAACGGCGTGCGCCGGCTGATCGGCCGCGTCTCTCCGGACTACGCGATCACGACCGAGCCGTCGTACGACGAGACGAAGAAGCGCCTGTCGATCGGCGTCGGCTGTCAGGGCCGCGCGATCGGGCATCTCGTCGTGATCGGCCGAAGCGGCCACTCGTCGGACTGGCGGCGCGCAGACAACGCGATCTACCGCGGCGTGGACGTCATCAGGCGCATCGCCGAGACGGCGTCCCGCCACAAGGGCGTGGAGGTCGCGCCCGGGGTGCAGAGCGTCCCGTCCCTTTCGGTGGTCGCCGCGCGGGCGGGCATCGCCACCAACATCATTCCGGATCGGCTCCGGCTGACCGTGGACCGGCGGCTCGCCCCGGGCGAGGACTACGGGACGTTCGAAGGCGAGCTGCGCGGCTCGATCGACGGCACCGCGCACGAGCTCGAGATCGAGAAACTCTGTCTGCCGACGCTCGCGGACCGCAAGGGCCGCACGCTCGCCGTGGCGATCGCCGCCCTGGACCGCCTCCAGGGCGAGGCGCCGCTGCAGTTCTCGCAGGGACGGCAGGATCTATCGATCTTCGCCGAGCGCACCCGCGACTTCGTCAACCTTGGTCCCGGCTCGTCGGGGCAGGCGCACAATGCGGGCGAACACGCGACGGTCGCCGGGATGGTGGCCGCGGCGACCGTGTTGAAAGCCGTGATCGAAGGGATCTAGGGCTCGGCGGGCGGCTTGAAGCGCTCGAACGGATTGCGGCAGTGCCGGCAGACGTAGGTGGATCGGCACAGGGTCGGACCGAACAAACTCGCGACCTCGACGTCGTGCGATCCGCAATACGGGCAGACCGGCGGCTCCGCGAAGCGGCAGGACGGGACGGACAGTCCGTGTGCGGCGAGGCGCTCGCGGCCTCGGGCCGTCATCCGTTCGAGCGTCCACGGTTCGTCGTAGGTATACTCCACCGAGACGTCGCGGACGCCCGGGATGGCGAGCAGCCCGTCGCGGATGCGGCCGCGGATCACGGCGAGCGCCGGGCACGCGGTCCACGTCGGGACGAGGCGGACGCTCACACGGGCGCCGGCCTCCACGCGGACGTCCCGGACGAGGCCCAGGTCGGTGATCGCGATCGGAAGCTCCGGGTCCTCGACGGTCGCAAGGACGTCCCAGGCCGCCTCCTCGAGCGACGTGACGGCAGTCACCAGTGCGCCTCTGGATCCGACCGCCAGACTTCCGTCATCTCCGCGTGCATCCGGGTCAGCGCCGACGTGTGGATCCCGCGCCGGCCTCCCTCGGCCGCGGCCCCCTTCGGAATCGTGAGGCCGAGCGGCTCGAAGACGGCGCGGACGGCCGCCTCCCACGTTTCACGCTGCCGGGCCGGCGGCTCTTCCAGTAATCCGGCCTTCAGCAGAACGCCGTCCACCTCGGTGCTTTCGAAGAACCCCAGCGCAAACGTCCACGCCGAGTCGAGCGCCGCCTGCACGCGCGCCCGTGCCTCCGTCGACACCGCGTCCGGCGATGCCGGCGCATCCCGCCGACTGGTCCCCGAAGGGGGAGCCGGCGCCCACGCCAGCCGCTCAAGCCACGTTGCGGCGAACAGCGCGTGGTAGCGTTCCTCCCGCCCGAGCGTCGCGGCGAGTCCCGCGACGGGCTCCTGCCCCGACCTCGCCAGGAGGCCGAGGCGCTGTTGTTCGAACGCTTCGTACAGGACCAAGCGGACGATCGTGAACTCCCATCCGCCGTTCGGCTGCTCGAGTAAGACCGCGTTGCGATAATCTGCCGGCGCGCGTCCGAACGCCAGCCGGTCCGCGCCGCCGGCTTCGTCGCCGGCGATCTGCTCGTAGAACAGCCGCGCGTGGCCCATCTCTTCCTGGGCGATGCTGCTCATTGCGACATCGCTCTCGATGTCGGGGCCGACACCGGTCCACTCCGAGTGGCGGTGGCCGATGGCCAATTCGTCGTCCGCCACCCGCAGCAGCCACTCGCGGAACGCCGCGCGGACCGCCGGGTCGGTGATCGCCGCCAGCTGTGCCGGCACGGCTACCGCTCGTCCTCGGTGGGCGCGATGTGGTATCCGCCCCGGTACGCCCGCTGCAGCTGCCGGTAGGACCCGCCGAAGCGGTAGCTCTTGTCCGTGACGGGCGCGAACATCTCCGCGGCGTCCTCCGCGGTCGCGCGGATGTCGCGTGCCGGCACGACCCACAGGCTGACGCAGGGGTCGCGCCGCGCGTAGTTCTCCTTGGCCAGCAGCAGCGCCATCTCGGCGTCGGGCGCGTGCACGTCGCCGGCGTACACGTGCGGATCCCGCCGGCGCGCCTGGATGAAGACGGCCCAGACGTCCACGGGCGCGCCCAGCGTCCGCACCCACGATGCGGCCGGTTTGGACGGCGCCGGGGCCCGAGGACCGCTCATGCGGCCGCGGAGCTCCACTTGCCCAGCGCTTCGCGGACCCATGCGTGCTGGCGGTAAAACGACTGTCGCAGCGCCAGCCGCTCCGCGCTCTTCGGGCCTCCGTTGCGGCCGACACGCTTCAGTTCTTCCCAGTCGGGTTCCGTGTACGCGTAGCGCTGCTCGGGTTCTACCCAGCGCATCGCCGGGTCGGGAACTTGAAGCCCGTACTCGAGAATGACCGGGATGAACCGCCTCAGAAACTGCTGCCGCAGCTCCTCGTTGGACTTCACCTTGAGCCGCCAGGCCAGCATCGTTTCGGTGTGCGGCGACACCTTGTCCGGCATCCCGAAGAAGTGCATGATCGGCGTCCACCAGCGGTTGAGCGCGCCCTGCAGCATCGCGCGCTGCGCGGGAGTGCCCTCGGCGAGTACGCGCCATACGTCCAGCCCCAGCTGGATGTGGAAGTCCTCCTCGTAACAGATCCGCTTCAGCACGCGGGAGTACGGTGCGTACGAGCAGGAGCGCAGCGCCCCCTGCGTCTGCATCGCGGCCCCGTCGACGAACACCTGGATGATCGCCACGTCTGCCCAGGTGTCTGCCGGGTAGTGGAAGACGTTGTGGAACCGCGCCTTGCCCTCGACGAGCTCCGCGTACATCTCCTCCCGCGGCCGCCCGAGCGTTTCCGCGACGCGGTACAGCAGCATGCCGTGACCCACCTCGTCCTGAACCTTGGCGGTGAGCGCCATCTTGCGTGCGAGCGTCGGAGCGCGAGGTATCCACTCGCGCTCCGGCAGCGCGCCCATGATCTCCGAGTTGGCGTGCATCTGAATCAGGCGCTGCGCCTCGAAACAGTACTGCCGCGGCATCCACTCCCCGGCCTCGATCTGATCGCCGGAGGCGATGCGGGCGTTGAAGCGGGCGATGAGCTCCGGATCTTCTTGGAGAGGGGCGACGGTCGACACGCTGAACGCTCCCTTTTCGTTACGTGACATTCCACCAACGTAAGCGGAGATTCGTCACAAATGATCTTAGGAGCGTCGGCGGGCGCTGTCAAGGCGAGTGCGGTGGTCGCGCCGCGCTCGACTTTCGGCCGGATCGATGTCCGTTTTCCGCGAGTGTACGGGCATACTAGGGAGATACATGGCCGATTCTCTGGTATTCTCCGCTAAGCCCCCGATGTCCGCCGGCCCTACGGACGAGGGCGCGACCCACGCCGCCACGTCCGGCCGCCGTCGCGCCCCGATGTGGTCGACGCTCGTTCGAATCCTCATTCTCTCGACCCTCATTCCGGCGACGTGGCTCGGCATCATCACCGTTCCTCCCGCCGGCGCCGTCGCGACGATCGGAGTGCTCGCGGCCTACGTGGTCGTGCTCGGCGTCGGGCAGAGACGCGTGCCGATCCTCCGGCGGCCCGATCTGATCCTCGTACTGGACCTCACGGTCATTACGGCGCTGCTCGTGCTCTCGGGCAGTCTCAACAGTCCGTTCCTGTACCTGTACTACCTCGCCATTTTGGAGGCGGCGGTGACGCTGGACCTTCGCCAGTCGCTGGCTGCCGCCATCGCGACGGCCGGTCTCCTCGTGCTGCTCTGGACGGCGGGCGGGCAGGCCGCGACGTTCACGACGGCCGGCTTTCAATTGGGCGCGTTCATGGCCGGTGCGTTTCTGCTCGCGCTGGTGCTCGGCATGGTCGCCCAAGAGCACAAGGCGAGCCTGCAGCGGGCCCGCTGGACCCTCGAACTGGACCGCAGATTGGCGGAGGCGACGCGCGAGCTGAAGGAGCGGGTCGACGAGCTCGAGACGTACAACGGGATCGCGCGGCAGTTGAGCGGCGAACTGCGCCTCGAGAGCGTCATGGACGCGCTGCTGGCGGCCTTTCGCAAGCTCGTCGGCGCCGAGCATGGCGTCGGCCATGTGGTGACGGAAGCCGGGGCCCTCCACGCGGCCGTTTCGCACGGCACGCCGCCGCGGGAGACCAAGGGCCTCATCCTGCCCGCGGTCGCGGACGGCAGCGACGTCCTGATCGAGGCGCGGGGTCCGGCCGATCAGCCCGCCGGATGGTGGTGCTCATCCGCGCTCGTCCGCTCCGGGCAGCCGCGGGCGTGGTTGAGCGCCTATCGGGAGACACCGTTCGACCTATCGGACGCGGTCCGCCGCCGTGTCCAAGGCCTCGCCACCCAGAGTGTGGCGGCCGTCGAGGCGGCCCGGCTGCACGAGGAAGTACAGCGCATGATCCGGACCGACCCGACCCGCGCGCTCTGTCCGTGGCCGACCTTTGAGCAGCTGGTGCGCGACGAGATCGACCGCTGCCGCTCGCTGGTTCTCGTTTTCTCGATCGCCGAGGTGCAGCTCGAGGATTATGCCTCGTCCCGGACCGAGGCACAGGACCGCGACCTCGCACTGCGCCGCGCGGTCAACTTGCTGCGGGCGCCGCTGCGGCGAGTGGACATTCTCTCCTACGACGGCGCCGGCCGGTTCGCGATGCTCCTGCCGCGCGTGGCCAAGGTTCGCGCGATCGAGCAGACGCAGGAACTCGTCTCACGGCTCGAGCGCGACGACGTCGCGGCGCGCCTGTTCATGGTGAGCCGCCTCGCGCTGAGCGCCGGGGTCGTCTCGTTTCCCGAAGACGGCACGACGCCGTCCGACCTGATGGCCGGCCTGGAGGGGATGCTCGTGCTCGGCCCCCGGACCCCGGCGGACGTCCGGACGCTCGCGACCTAACCCACCGCTCAGTCCCCGTACTTCTCGCGCAGCCGCCGCGAGAGCCTCAGCATCAGCTGGATCCGCTCGAACTGTTCCACCCATTCCGCGGTGACGGCGCCGAGGAGCGCGGGCCCCGGCGGCACGATGCCGGTCGGGCAGGCCGGGCCGAGACGGTCCGCCGCCATCTGCCGGTAGGTGGCCAGGGCGCGGTCGCCGTACCGGCCGCACTCCTGATCGTCCTCGCTCAGAAAAACGACGACCGGCACGCGCTTGCCGAGGTTGATCATCACGGCCTCTTGGGCCGCGGCGTGCGCGTCGCGGTCGACGTAGCGCACCCTGATCTTGGCGTTCTGGTGCGCGATGTGCTCGAAGACGGGACACTGGTTGACGCAGTCGCCGCACCACGCGCCGGCGATGACGAGCACATGCATCTCCCGGACGAACCCGGCGAGCAGCTCACGCTGCTCCCCGGTGAGCGCGACCTTGTCGTAGACGCCCTTCCACCGCGCCTGATGCTCCGCGGTGCCGTGGCGCTTCAAGAACTCGTCGTAGCTCAGTCCTTCCGCGAACTCGCGGCTCCAGTCCATGCGCGCCTCCCTGTCGGAACGCTTCGTCCCCTATTCGAACGTTGCCCACGCCGGAGGTCATTCCCTCGCGCCGCCGCGGCCGGCCGCCGGGAGAGGGTCTGCCGCCGGAGCGGAGGAAGAAAGCGCGAATGAAGATCGCCTCGGTCACGTGCACGCCGATCGCCGCGAGGACCCCGCGCCCGGTCGAGTTTTCCATCGGCACGTTCCCGACATTCTACGCCGCGATCGTGCAGGTGCGCACCGACGACGGCCTGGCCGGCGCGGGCGAGTGCATCGTGCGCCGCGCGCCTGAAGTGGTGACGACGATCGTCGACCGGCTGCTCGCGCCGCTCGTGCTCGGCCGCGATCCGTGGGATGTCGAAGGGCTGTGGGACGAGATGCTCGCGCTCCTCCGCCGCTGGGGACATTCACGCGGCTTCGTGCTCGAGGCCATGAGCGGAATCGACACGGCGCTCTGGGACTTGCTGGCCCGCGCCGCCGGTGTCCCGCTGTACAAATTCCTCGGCGGCGCCGGCCGCGAGCGGGTGCGCTGCTACATCTCGAAGGTGTACTTCGACGAAATCCCCCGCATGGCGGAGGAGGCGCGCGCGCAGGTGGCGCGCGGCTTCTCGCAGGTGAAGGTCCAGCTCGGATGGCCGGCCCCGCGCGGCGGGGAGCGGGCCGACGTCGAGACGGCGCGCGCGGTGCGCGCGGCGGTCGGGCCCGCCGTCGCGCTGATGTTCGACGCGAACGGCGCCTACGACGCGGGCACCGCGGTGCGCGTGGGCCGGCAGATCGAAGAGCTCGACGTGACGTGGCTCGAGGAGCCGGTGCCGGCGGACGACCTCGACGGGTACGCGCACCTCCGCCGTTCGGTCCGCGTGCCGCTTGCGGCGGGTGAAACGGAGTTTGGTCTGTTCGGGTTCCGCGACTTGATCGCACGGGGCTGTGTCGATGTGCTGCAGCCGGAGGTCGCGCGGATCGGCGGTATTACCCCGGCGCGCCGGTTGTGGGCGCTCGCCCACGCCCACAATCTTGCCTACGCTCCGCACACCGGTTTCAGCGGCGGAATCGCGCACCTGGCGTCGCTGCACCTCGCGGCCGCGGCGCCCAACTTCTTCACGTACGAGTACATGGGGACGGCCTACGTCGAGAATCCCCTGCGGGAGATCTTCACCACGCCCTTCCCCGTTCCGCGGGAGGGCATGATCGCGCTGCCCGGCGGCCCGGGACTGGGCCTCGAGCTCGATCCGGAGAAGCTCGCGCGGTTTGCGGTGAGACCTTAGCCGCGGGGTATCGCGCGGAGCGGACGGCCTATCGCGGCAGGCTCCGACGTCGCCGCATACCGACGGCTAGTCCCCGCGTTCGCGGGGGGCCTCGGCGCGGGCCCTCGTGCAGTCCTCGCACTCGCAGATGTTGCGCAGCAGCGGAAAGGTGTATATGCCGGTCATGTGGCCGTCCGACCAGGTAAAGCGCAGCGCGTAGGCGCCTACGCGGGCGACCTCCTTCGGGTGCACGCTCTCGGGCACACGCTTCGGGTCGAGAAGCCGTTCGCCCGTCCACTCGTGCACGCACATGGCGCACGGACACGCTTGGCGGAGGCGCTTGTAGCCGTAGCGGCTCACGTGGCCGTCGCTCCACGTAATGCGCAGCTCGCGCGCGGCATGGTCCTCGCCGATCTCGGTTGGGACTGGCATCGCGCGGCGGGCCATCGCGCCGTTAGTGTAGCACGCCGCGGCCGGGCGCCGGCGCGCCTCCGAAGGAGCGTGCGCGGACCGGCCAGAAATGGACGCGCATCCCCGCCCGCTAGGAGGGTTTCATGCCGACTCATGCCTCGCCGGATGGTCCCCTGACCGTCACCGTGACGGTGAACGGCAGGGGCGAGACGCTGAGCGTGCCGGCGCGCCGGAGCCTGCTGCACGCGCTTCGGGAAGATCTGCATCTCACCGGGACCAAGGAAGGCTGCAGCGTCGGGACCTGCGGAGCGTGCACGGTGCTGCTTGACGGGCGGCCCGTGTTCTCATGTCTCATGCTGGCGGTGCAGGCGGAGGGCCGCGCCGTGGAGACGATCGAATCCCTCTCGCGCGACGGGGCGCTGGCGCCCGTCCAGGACGCGTTCGTCCGCCACGACGCGCTGCAGTGCGGCTTCTGCACGCCGGGGCAGATCATGGCCCTCGAAGGGCTGCTGCGCCGGACCCCCCGGCCCTCCGAAGAGCTGGTCCGCCGTGCGTTGGAGGGCAACGTGTGCCGGTGCGGCACCCAGCTGCGCATCCAGGAGGCCGCCCGCGAACTCGCCGGCCCCGGCGCCGCCGGCGCATCCCGCCGGCCGGTCCCCGACGGGGGAAGCCGCTGATGCCGAAGATCGTCAAGCAGAAGATCGAGTTCGAGGGCCGCGTCGAGGAGCGCGAGGTCGTCATCGAAGGCGACGACGTCCCGATTTGGGCGGCGGACCAGCCGCTGCGCGTGGTCGGGACGCCCGTGCCGCGGGTCGACGGCGCCGAGCGCGCGGCCGGCACCGCGGAATACACCGCGGACCTTACTCCCGCCGGCCTGGTCTTCGGTGCGCTGCTGCGCTCGCCGCACGCCCACGCGAAGATCCAGCGCCTCGATACCGCGCGCGCCGAGCGGGCGCCGGGGGTGCGGCTCGTCCTGTCCCACCTGAACACGAAGGGGATCCCCTGGTACAACGGACTGAGCACCTTGTTCGACACGGAGCTGCGGTACGCGGGTGAGGAAGTGGCCGCGGTGTTCGCGGACACCGCGGCGTGGGCGCGCGACGCGCTCGATCTTATCGACGTGGACTACGAGGTGCTGCCCCACGTCGTCGATCCGGAGGCGGCGCGCGCGAAGGATGCGCCCAGGATCCACGCGGCGGGCAACGTCCTCGGCGGTGACGCCGAGCGGTACGCGCGCGGCGACGTCGAAGCCGGGTTCGGCGCCGCCGCGGCGACGGTGGAGCTGCGCGCCGAAACGCAGGACGTGCTCCACCACAGTATGGAGACCCACGGTTCCATCTGTGAATGGACGGGCGGGCGCCTCACGATCTACGACTCGACGCAGCACATCTTCGGCGTCCGCCGCCAGGTCGCCGCCGCGCTGAAGGTCCCGCTCGACCACGTGCGGGTCGTCAGCCGGTTCATGGGCGGCGGGTTCGGCAGTAAGAATCAGGCCTCGAAGTACACGGTCCTCGCCGCGCTCGCGGCGCGGCGCCTCGGCCGGCCGGTGAAGATCATGTTCACCCGCACCGAGGAGAGCATCGCCGCGGGCAAGCGGCCGCGGAGCGCGCAGCGCATCCGGCTGGGCGCGGCACGC harbors:
- a CDS encoding DUF1501 domain-containing protein encodes the protein MRTMNTRREFLTKGLTILAAGATAPMFLTRTALALNDPWDLALTAAAAGRPDWPTLVVIQLGGGNDGLNTVVPFVHDEYYRARPKLAVPQQKVLRLTDEVGLHPALAAIKSAYDDGRVAVVQGVGYPNPNRSHFRSMEIWQTADPAGTGPKTGWLGRLFDSECPDCGSNAGMTLSAEMPLAMQGETSKVVAVDDISRFGFHPVQGGGAAEADAFRRLIQPVPGEEPLVDFLTHTEMNAMLAAADLNKLAGRLAQDAGSGYPRDPFAQKLRIVAELIAAGSPTRVYYVGLGGFDTHVTQTGRHDRLLESMGAALGAFLGDLKTKGIQDQVLLMTFSEFGRRVAENASGGTDHGTAAPMLLVGSQVKPGVHGVHPSLTDLDQGDLKYQVDFRSVYSTVLEQWLGVRSAPILGGKFNPVDVIKPHVAVSAGG
- a CDS encoding type II toxin-antitoxin system VapC family toxin encodes the protein MTVAVDSNVLFDLLLDDPEHADASRTALLSAARSGPVVICPVVYAELTAHFAHAGDLDRFLGDAGVQMTGFEPESLVSAGDAWKRYRRRAKEQPRDRCPHCRRAIVPRRRVITDFLIGGHAMVQASRLLTRDRGYYRTYFPRLAVVDPETRTAD
- a CDS encoding AbrB/MazE/SpoVT family DNA-binding domain-containing protein → MVTPPVATVTRKGQITLPKAARDALALGPGAQVDFEVRSGAIILRKRVTGTALDRWRGFLKRGGKAARTDVVIETLRGK
- a CDS encoding dihydrofolate reductase family protein, whose protein sequence is MNVSGAGWKRTLSLPSSVRLVWHASEPFPRDVPLDEFYGRIEVPPGPDGLPPIIANMVMTQNGEATIDGKAAPIGTPVDRFVLGRLRTSADVLLSGAGTMLAEDLSALVPEGDLARRTAAGRPARLLAALVATGVAWSDDVLAKKFFTDPRFDRLIITGDRPSPEQVRRLEARGVEVLRVEAGPDGRPRTRAAVGALGARGARLVLTEGGPRVLASLMRERLVVDYFLTTSPLVTGEPKAQMPVAAHVTAGGRPLLLSRRSRHEYAFRDPETGAPLIEAYDRFRVVYPRV
- a CDS encoding M20/M25/M40 family metallo-hydrolase, translating into MEMATYLERTVCDLVAIRSVTGEEAAISQYIHDSLARAGVGVERDAEGNVTAEVGSGDRLLVVNGHMDTVPPVDGWTQDPFSPRVENGRIIGLGASDMKAGLACMMWLAQHVRPKVRTWFAFTNNEEGGAVTPRNGVRRLIGRVSPDYAITTEPSYDETKKRLSIGVGCQGRAIGHLVVIGRSGHSSDWRRADNAIYRGVDVIRRIAETASRHKGVEVAPGVQSVPSLSVVAARAGIATNIIPDRLRLTVDRRLAPGEDYGTFEGELRGSIDGTAHELEIEKLCLPTLADRKGRTLAVAIAALDRLQGEAPLQFSQGRQDLSIFAERTRDFVNLGPGSSGQAHNAGEHATVAGMVAAATVLKAVIEGI
- the paaD gene encoding 1,2-phenylacetyl-CoA epoxidase subunit PaaD; translation: MTAVTSLEEAAWDVLATVEDPELPIAITDLGLVRDVRVEAGARVSVRLVPTWTACPALAVIRGRIRDGLLAIPGVRDVSVEYTYDEPWTLERMTARGRERLAAHGLSVPSCRFAEPPVCPYCGSHDVEVASLFGPTLCRSTYVCRHCRNPFERFKPPAEP
- the paaC gene encoding 1,2-phenylacetyl-CoA epoxidase subunit PaaC, producing the protein MPAQLAAITDPAVRAAFREWLLRVADDELAIGHRHSEWTGVGPDIESDVAMSSIAQEEMGHARLFYEQIAGDEAGGADRLAFGRAPADYRNAVLLEQPNGGWEFTIVRLVLYEAFEQQRLGLLARSGQEPVAGLAATLGREERYHALFAATWLERLAWAPAPPSGTSRRDAPASPDAVSTEARARVQAALDSAWTFALGFFESTEVDGVLLKAGLLEEPPARQRETWEAAVRAVFEPLGLTIPKGAAAEGGRRGIHTSALTRMHAEMTEVWRSDPEAHW
- a CDS encoding 1,2-phenylacetyl-CoA epoxidase subunit B — protein: MSGPRAPAPSKPAASWVRTLGAPVDVWAVFIQARRRDPHVYAGDVHAPDAEMALLLAKENYARRDPCVSLWVVPARDIRATAEDAAEMFAPVTDKSYRFGGSYRQLQRAYRGGYHIAPTEDER
- the paaA gene encoding 1,2-phenylacetyl-CoA epoxidase subunit PaaA encodes the protein MSTVAPLQEDPELIARFNARIASGDQIEAGEWMPRQYCFEAQRLIQMHANSEIMGALPEREWIPRAPTLARKMALTAKVQDEVGHGMLLYRVAETLGRPREEMYAELVEGKARFHNVFHYPADTWADVAIIQVFVDGAAMQTQGALRSCSYAPYSRVLKRICYEEDFHIQLGLDVWRVLAEGTPAQRAMLQGALNRWWTPIMHFFGMPDKVSPHTETMLAWRLKVKSNEELRQQFLRRFIPVILEYGLQVPDPAMRWVEPEQRYAYTEPDWEELKRVGRNGGPKSAERLALRQSFYRQHAWVREALGKWSSAAA
- a CDS encoding thioredoxin family protein — encoded protein: MDWSREFAEGLSYDEFLKRHGTAEHQARWKGVYDKVALTGEQRELLAGFVREMHVLVIAGAWCGDCVNQCPVFEHIAHQNAKIRVRYVDRDAHAAAQEAVMINLGKRVPVVVFLSEDDQECGRYGDRALATYRQMAADRLGPACPTGIVPPGPALLGAVTAEWVEQFERIQLMLRLSRRLREKYGD